One part of the Sphingobacterium sp. LZ7M1 genome encodes these proteins:
- a CDS encoding RNA polymerase sigma factor RpoD/SigA, protein MRQLKITQSITNRESQSLDKYLHEIGKVDLISAEEEVILAQRIREGDQVALEKLTKTNLRFVVSVAKQYQNQGLTLGDLINEGNLGLIKAAKRFDETKGFKFISYAVWWIRQSILQAIAEQSRIVRLPLNQVGSLSKISKAFSKLEQEYEREPSPEELADILETTVDKVSDTLSNSGRHVSMDAPFVQGEENTLLDVLENSDPDTDSSLIDESLSEEIKRSLATLTEREREIIVLFFGLGSNHQLSLEEIGEKFSLTRERVRQIKDKALQRLRHTSRSKILKSYLG, encoded by the coding sequence ATGAGACAGCTCAAAATTACACAATCCATCACCAACCGTGAATCGCAATCACTAGACAAGTATTTGCATGAAATCGGCAAGGTAGATTTAATTTCGGCAGAAGAAGAGGTTATTCTAGCTCAAAGAATTCGTGAAGGCGATCAGGTTGCTTTGGAGAAATTAACAAAAACCAACTTACGTTTCGTAGTATCCGTTGCAAAACAATACCAGAATCAAGGTTTGACCTTAGGGGACTTGATCAACGAAGGGAACTTAGGCTTAATAAAAGCAGCAAAGAGATTCGATGAGACAAAAGGGTTTAAGTTTATTTCTTATGCAGTTTGGTGGATTCGTCAATCAATTTTACAGGCAATTGCTGAGCAATCTCGTATCGTTCGTTTACCATTGAACCAAGTAGGGTCCTTAAGCAAAATCAGCAAGGCCTTTTCAAAATTGGAGCAAGAATATGAGCGTGAACCATCTCCAGAAGAATTAGCGGATATTTTGGAAACCACGGTTGACAAAGTTTCGGATACATTAAGTAATTCTGGACGTCACGTATCTATGGATGCACCATTTGTACAAGGTGAAGAAAACACCCTATTGGACGTTTTGGAAAACAGCGACCCTGACACTGACAGTTCATTAATCGATGAGTCTTTATCGGAAGAAATCAAAAGATCGTTGGCTACTTTAACAGAGCGCGAAAGAGAAATCATTGTATTGTTCTTCGGATTAGGATCAAACCATCAATTGTCATTGGAAGAGATTGGAGAGAAATTCAGCTTGACTAGAGAGCGTGTGCGTCAAATTAAAGACAAGGCGTTACAGCGTCTGAGACACACCTCTAGAAGCAAGATCCTAAAATCATATTTAGGATAA
- the lysS gene encoding lysine--tRNA ligase produces the protein MSIGLSEQEQQRRLNLKALIDLGIDPFPAEEFKVNATAEDILENYERDKINYKSISFAGRIMSRRVMGSASFLELQDSTGRIQAYVKRDDICPDEDKTLYNTVFKKLLDIGDIIGITGFVFTTQTGEISIHVQTLKVLTKALRPLPIVKEADGKTFDAFTDPEQRYRMRYVDLIVNSHNKEIFVKRTKLFNAMREYFNNAGYMEVETPILQAIPGGAAARPFITHHNALDIPLYLRIANELYLKRLIVGGFDGVYEFSKNFRNEGMDRTHNPEFTAMEIYVAYKDYNWMMDFTENLLEHCAIAVNGTTEATFGEHQVDFKAPYPRVSMTDAIKQFTGFDITGKSEDEIRQAAKGMGIDVNDTMGKGKLIDEIFGEKCEGNFIQPTFITDYPIEMSPLTKKHRDNPELTERFELMVCGKEIANAYSELNDPIDQRERFEHQLKLSEKGDDEAMFIDQDFLRSLEYGMPPTSGLGIGMDRLIMFLTNNPSIQEVLFFPQMRPEKVAKVASTADYVEQGIPEAWVPVLQKMGFTTIELLKEANPNKVFNDLGGMRKKMKLDVAMPTKDEVLAWFE, from the coding sequence ATGAGCATCGGATTATCTGAACAAGAACAACAAAGAAGGCTAAACCTGAAAGCCTTGATCGACCTAGGCATTGACCCCTTCCCAGCTGAAGAGTTCAAAGTAAATGCTACGGCTGAAGATATTTTAGAAAACTACGAAAGAGATAAGATCAATTATAAAAGCATCAGTTTTGCTGGACGTATCATGAGTCGCCGTGTGATGGGGAGTGCCTCATTCTTGGAACTTCAAGATTCGACCGGGCGTATTCAAGCTTACGTAAAACGTGATGACATCTGCCCTGACGAAGACAAGACCTTATATAATACCGTATTCAAAAAGTTATTGGATATCGGTGATATCATTGGTATCACTGGTTTTGTGTTCACTACCCAAACGGGAGAAATCAGTATCCACGTCCAAACCTTAAAGGTACTTACCAAAGCTTTGAGACCTCTTCCTATCGTTAAGGAAGCAGACGGAAAGACTTTTGATGCCTTTACAGATCCAGAACAACGCTATAGAATGCGCTATGTTGACCTGATCGTAAATTCCCATAATAAAGAGATTTTTGTTAAGCGTACGAAGCTGTTCAACGCTATGCGTGAATACTTCAACAACGCTGGATATATGGAAGTAGAGACTCCGATCTTACAGGCAATCCCTGGTGGAGCGGCTGCACGTCCATTCATTACCCATCACAATGCATTGGATATCCCATTGTATCTGCGTATCGCCAATGAACTTTATCTGAAAAGATTGATCGTTGGAGGTTTTGATGGAGTCTATGAGTTCTCCAAAAACTTCAGAAATGAAGGTATGGACAGAACACATAACCCGGAGTTTACCGCTATGGAAATCTATGTAGCCTATAAAGACTACAACTGGATGATGGATTTCACAGAAAATCTATTAGAGCACTGTGCAATCGCGGTAAACGGTACTACAGAAGCTACATTTGGCGAGCATCAGGTTGATTTCAAAGCGCCTTATCCTAGGGTGAGCATGACGGATGCTATCAAACAGTTCACCGGTTTTGATATCACAGGAAAATCGGAGGATGAAATCCGCCAGGCAGCAAAAGGCATGGGAATCGATGTAAATGACACGATGGGTAAAGGAAAGTTGATCGATGAAATCTTCGGAGAGAAATGTGAAGGGAACTTTATCCAGCCTACATTTATCACAGACTACCCTATCGAAATGTCTCCATTGACAAAAAAACATAGAGACAATCCAGAATTGACAGAACGTTTTGAACTGATGGTCTGCGGTAAGGAAATTGCCAACGCATATTCTGAGCTTAACGATCCTATTGATCAAAGAGAACGTTTCGAGCATCAACTAAAACTATCTGAGAAAGGTGATGACGAAGCCATGTTCATTGACCAGGATTTCTTGCGTTCATTGGAATACGGTATGCCTCCTACCTCAGGACTAGGAATCGGAATGGACAGATTGATCATGTTCCTGACCAACAACCCTTCGATCCAAGAAGTGCTATTCTTCCCTCAGATGCGTCCTGAAAAAGTTGCTAAAGTTGCTTCAACAGCTGATTATGTAGAACAAGGAATTCCTGAAGCATGGGTTCCCGTACTTCAAAAAATGGGATTCACGACCATTGAACTTCTCAAAGAAGCTAACCCAAACAAAGTTTTCAATGACTTGGGCGGAATGCGTAAGAAAATGAAATTAGACGTTGCCATGCCAACAAAAGACGAAGTCTTGGCTTGGTTCGAATAA
- a CDS encoding putative sugar nucleotidyl transferase: MSLTIVLFDNAHWRKRLFPFASTRPVGNIRTGICTLNEKWEHIFQSPATYFTADHLSGKYPFEHQDSPEFLFIRANVLPSESLVKELKAMEKGDVLVDETSWIAIKTSEPSLDLENLFENYNPIKSSSEIHCLRFLEDIFLQNKSQLLFDYNLLTAGRQSAAISETNMVFGSWIFIEEGAQVEGVSLNSLEGPIYIGKDAKIEEGAFLKGYVAIGDAARVKSGARIYPNTSIGPGSTVCGEINNTVIWGNSAKGHEGYLGCSVIGEGCNIGAGSSNSNLKNNWQFVRLFDYEDLSYRETSEYKCGLFMGDYAMCAINSSFTTGSVIGVGSQIAMSKFIPKFVPDFSWLTDRESTAYTFEKFINMMERREQITGSESLQSNLSIFKYIFDDVKYLHVENQS; the protein is encoded by the coding sequence ATGTCGCTAACCATAGTTTTATTTGATAACGCGCACTGGCGTAAGCGTCTCTTTCCTTTTGCTTCAACCCGTCCGGTTGGCAATATCAGAACAGGTATTTGTACATTGAATGAAAAATGGGAGCATATTTTCCAATCTCCGGCAACTTATTTTACTGCTGATCATCTATCCGGAAAATATCCCTTTGAACATCAGGATTCTCCTGAATTTCTTTTTATCAGGGCCAATGTCCTGCCTTCTGAAAGCTTGGTCAAAGAATTGAAAGCAATGGAAAAAGGAGATGTGCTGGTCGATGAAACTTCATGGATCGCCATCAAGACCAGCGAACCTAGTCTGGACCTTGAAAACCTATTTGAAAATTACAATCCCATCAAGTCATCTTCTGAAATACACTGTTTAAGATTTCTGGAAGATATATTCCTTCAAAATAAATCCCAATTACTTTTCGACTATAATTTATTGACCGCTGGTCGCCAATCTGCTGCTATCAGTGAGACTAACATGGTGTTTGGTTCTTGGATATTTATTGAAGAGGGTGCTCAGGTGGAAGGAGTAAGTTTAAATAGCTTGGAAGGGCCTATTTATATAGGAAAGGATGCAAAGATTGAAGAAGGGGCGTTTTTGAAGGGTTATGTGGCTATTGGTGATGCTGCCAGGGTGAAGTCGGGAGCGAGGATATATCCAAATACCAGTATAGGTCCGGGAAGCACCGTTTGCGGAGAAATCAATAATACGGTGATCTGGGGAAACAGTGCCAAAGGACATGAAGGCTATTTAGGTTGCTCTGTGATCGGCGAAGGCTGCAACATAGGAGCCGGATCCTCCAATTCGAATCTGAAAAACAATTGGCAGTTTGTACGGTTGTTTGATTATGAGGATCTTAGCTACCGTGAAACCAGTGAATATAAATGTGGATTATTTATGGGTGACTATGCGATGTGTGCCATAAATTCTTCATTTACAACAGGGTCCGTAATTGGCGTCGGCTCACAGATTGCAATGTCAAAATTTATTCCCAAATTTGTGCCTGATTTCAGTTGGTTGACCGACAGAGAATCGACTGCTTATACTTTTGAGAAATTTATCAATATGATGGAGCGAAGGGAACAAATAACAGGTTCGGAAAGTCTGCAAAGCAATCTCTCCATTTTCAAATATATATTTGATGATGTCAAATACCTGCATGTGGAAAATCAATCTTAA
- a CDS encoding UDP-N-acetylmuramate--L-alanine ligase, with protein sequence MRIHFIAIGGSIMHNLAINLAEQGHQVTGSDDQIVEPSKSQLREAGLLPKELGWFPEKITEDIDAVILGMHADENNPELQKAKDLGIRIYSFPEFVYEQSAEKTRVVIAGTYGKTTITSMIMHVLKKLGRNFDYLVGAQLEGFDDLLQLNPENNLMIIEGDEYYASAVNKQSKFLKYKPNIALISGIDWDHFKTVITEEEYFKQFEDFIRTIVPKGTLIYNKDDKNTREVVEKTMDIKINRHGYKLPEYTINKGVTYIHVADENIPLKVFGKHNLSNIAGAFTVCEWLGVKRDEFYGAIQDFKSSIRYLEFVASQNGSVVYQDFAHTPSKLRSSIHAVKEQFPNQALVTVIELNAYDSLDSEFITEYANSMNESDFAVVFVNTSLIKEKNIALDNLIWRLTEAFNHPSFHVITQMSDLEDFLETFKSNGYNLLFMSSNNYNGVNMSSFADKFLRNF encoded by the coding sequence ATGCGCATTCATTTTATTGCCATAGGCGGAAGTATCATGCATAATTTAGCTATTAATTTAGCTGAACAAGGCCATCAAGTAACGGGTTCTGATGATCAAATCGTAGAGCCTTCGAAATCTCAGCTTCGTGAAGCTGGTTTGTTGCCGAAAGAGCTTGGTTGGTTCCCGGAAAAGATTACAGAAGATATTGATGCTGTAATTTTGGGGATGCATGCCGATGAAAACAATCCTGAACTACAAAAAGCTAAGGATTTAGGGATCAGGATCTACTCTTTCCCTGAATTTGTCTATGAACAGAGTGCCGAGAAAACACGTGTTGTCATCGCCGGTACGTATGGTAAAACAACCATTACCAGTATGATCATGCATGTCCTGAAAAAACTGGGACGGAATTTCGATTATCTGGTAGGGGCTCAGTTGGAAGGATTTGATGACCTTCTGCAATTGAATCCTGAAAATAATTTAATGATTATTGAAGGGGATGAGTATTATGCTTCAGCAGTTAATAAACAATCAAAATTCTTAAAATATAAGCCCAATATTGCCTTGATCAGTGGTATTGATTGGGATCACTTTAAAACCGTTATCACAGAAGAAGAATATTTTAAGCAGTTTGAGGACTTTATACGTACGATTGTACCTAAAGGCACGCTAATATATAACAAGGACGATAAAAACACCAGAGAAGTGGTCGAAAAGACCATGGATATCAAAATAAATCGCCATGGTTATAAATTGCCAGAGTATACCATTAACAAAGGCGTAACATACATCCATGTCGCCGATGAGAATATTCCCCTAAAGGTTTTCGGAAAACATAATCTATCCAATATTGCTGGGGCTTTCACGGTTTGTGAGTGGCTAGGAGTGAAGCGAGATGAGTTTTATGGCGCAATCCAGGATTTTAAGAGCTCAATCCGGTACCTTGAGTTTGTCGCCAGCCAGAACGGAAGTGTAGTATATCAGGACTTTGCACACACGCCAAGTAAACTGCGGTCCAGTATCCATGCCGTTAAGGAACAATTCCCGAATCAGGCATTGGTAACTGTCATTGAATTAAATGCATACGACAGTCTTGACTCTGAGTTTATTACGGAATACGCAAATTCGATGAATGAATCGGATTTCGCTGTCGTATTCGTTAATACATCACTTATAAAGGAAAAAAATATTGCTTTAGATAACTTAATTTGGCGTTTAACTGAAGCTTTTAACCATCCTTCCTTCCATGTGATCACGCAAATGTCTGATTTAGAGGATTTTTTGGAGACTTTTAAGTCTAATGGGTATAATTTGCTGTTTATGAGTTCAAACAACTACAATGGAGTAAATATGAGTAGTTTTGCAGATAAATTTTTGAGAAATTTTTAA
- a CDS encoding helix-turn-helix transcriptional regulator: MPIIVHLDEIMSQRKMSLNELSAKVGITLSNLSIIKNQKAKAIRISTLDAICKALDCQPGDIFKYVED; the protein is encoded by the coding sequence ATGCCTATAATTGTTCATTTAGACGAAATCATGTCTCAGAGAAAAATGTCTCTGAATGAATTGAGCGCAAAAGTTGGTATCACACTTTCCAACCTTTCCATAATTAAAAACCAAAAGGCTAAAGCAATACGAATCAGTACGTTGGATGCGATTTGCAAAGCCTTAGACTGTCAGCCTGGTGATATTTTTAAGTATGTAGAAGATTAA
- a CDS encoding helix-turn-helix domain-containing protein, with protein sequence MNALGKKIRLLRHQKGWSQEDVAKRLDISIPAFSKIETGITDVNLSRLNQISKLFGLSLVQLLSTSDPEEDKQIQNEVNELQKRLQAREVEVIDLQKKVIDLYEQLHKK encoded by the coding sequence ATGAATGCATTAGGAAAAAAAATTAGATTACTTAGACATCAAAAAGGATGGAGTCAGGAGGATGTAGCAAAAAGGCTAGATATTTCGATTCCCGCTTTTTCTAAGATTGAAACTGGAATTACTGATGTCAATTTATCGAGATTAAACCAAATTTCTAAATTGTTTGGATTATCTCTTGTACAATTGTTGTCTACTTCAGACCCTGAAGAAGACAAACAAATTCAGAATGAAGTAAACGAGCTTCAAAAACGTCTTCAAGCACGTGAAGTAGAAGTTATCGATTTGCAAAAAAAGGTAATTGACTTATACGAACAATTACATAAGAAATAA
- the fmt gene encoding methionyl-tRNA formyltransferase: MRIIFMGTPDFAVASLKALIDAGEEVVAVVTGPDKPAGRGQKIHESAVKQFAVSQNIPVLQPQKLKDPTFLEELKSYRADLQVVVAFRMLPELVWNMPAKGTINVHASLLPNYRGAAPINHAIINGEKSSGVTTFLLQHEIDTGNILYSTEVPISDTDNAGDLHDKLMVAGAELLIKTVNAIKTGNINPIPQDDLGENSELKHAPKIFKEDCLIDWNKSTEEIYNLIRGLSPYPAAFTHLDGKVLKIYSAEKEITGHNDLPGSYLSDGKTSLKFATGDGYLKLTEVQIEGKKRMLVSDFLRGFRLDKLTD; this comes from the coding sequence ATGCGTATTATATTTATGGGCACCCCAGACTTTGCAGTTGCTTCGTTGAAAGCATTGATCGATGCGGGCGAAGAAGTGGTTGCAGTAGTTACGGGTCCTGATAAGCCTGCAGGAAGAGGCCAGAAAATCCATGAATCCGCTGTAAAGCAATTTGCGGTATCACAAAACATCCCTGTGCTTCAGCCGCAAAAATTAAAAGACCCCACATTTTTGGAAGAATTAAAATCCTACCGTGCAGATTTGCAAGTGGTGGTTGCTTTCAGAATGTTACCTGAATTGGTCTGGAACATGCCCGCAAAGGGAACAATCAATGTACACGCCTCACTACTGCCAAATTATCGCGGAGCAGCTCCAATTAATCACGCAATTATTAACGGTGAAAAAAGTTCAGGTGTCACGACCTTCTTATTGCAGCATGAAATTGATACTGGGAACATCCTATATTCGACAGAAGTCCCTATTTCCGACACCGATAATGCCGGAGACCTTCATGACAAATTGATGGTTGCTGGAGCAGAATTACTGATAAAAACCGTAAATGCCATAAAAACAGGCAACATCAACCCAATCCCACAGGATGATTTAGGGGAGAATTCAGAATTAAAGCATGCTCCTAAAATCTTTAAAGAGGATTGCCTGATCGACTGGAATAAAAGTACGGAAGAAATTTATAATTTAATCAGGGGACTCAGTCCATATCCAGCGGCATTTACCCACTTAGATGGCAAGGTCTTAAAGATTTATTCGGCTGAAAAAGAAATTACGGGACACAATGATTTACCTGGTTCTTACCTATCGGATGGAAAAACGAGTTTGAAATTTGCAACTGGAGACGGTTATCTAAAACTTACTGAAGTACAAATTGAAGGAAAGAAGAGAATGTTAGTTAGTGATTTTCTTAGGGGCTTTCGCTTGGACAAATTGACAGATTAA
- the tpiA gene encoding triose-phosphate isomerase produces the protein MRKNIVAGNWKMNMDYEQGISLFSEIVNMVKDEVIGNQEVVVCSPFIHLAAISKLSASTKNVSIGAQNINEHESGAYTGEISASQVKSTGAEYVILGHSERRAYFGETDELLAEKVDAALKHNLKPIFCIGETKDERESGSYFDVIKTQLSKALFHLDAEAFKNIVLAYEPVWAIGTGLTASPEQAQEVHAFIRKTLADQFGQEVADNTSILYGGSANPSNAQSLFSQPDIDGGLIGGASLKSRDFLQIINVFNA, from the coding sequence ATGCGTAAAAATATTGTAGCTGGAAACTGGAAAATGAACATGGATTATGAGCAAGGAATTAGCTTGTTCTCAGAAATCGTGAATATGGTGAAGGACGAGGTGATTGGAAATCAAGAAGTCGTTGTATGTAGCCCGTTTATCCATTTGGCAGCAATTTCTAAATTAAGTGCTTCTACCAAGAATGTATCTATCGGTGCTCAAAACATCAATGAACACGAATCTGGTGCTTATACTGGTGAGATCTCTGCATCGCAGGTGAAATCTACTGGTGCAGAATACGTGATTTTGGGACACTCTGAACGCCGTGCTTATTTTGGTGAAACAGATGAGCTTTTGGCAGAGAAAGTTGATGCCGCACTTAAGCATAATCTTAAGCCTATTTTCTGTATCGGTGAAACTAAGGATGAGCGTGAGTCGGGTTCTTATTTTGATGTGATCAAAACACAATTGAGCAAAGCCTTGTTCCACTTAGATGCAGAAGCTTTTAAAAACATCGTTTTGGCCTATGAGCCGGTTTGGGCAATCGGAACTGGATTGACAGCTAGCCCTGAGCAAGCTCAAGAAGTCCATGCTTTTATCCGTAAAACCTTAGCTGATCAGTTTGGTCAAGAGGTTGCTGACAATACTAGCATTCTTTATGGTGGTAGTGCCAATCCATCAAACGCACAGAGCCTATTCTCTCAGCCTGATATCGACGGTGGATTGATCGGTGGTGCATCATTGAAATCACGTGATTTCTTGCAAATTATTAACGTTTTTAACGCTTAA
- the prmA gene encoding 50S ribosomal protein L11 methyltransferase: MKYTAVAFTSSNIEEWQKDLLIAELANLGFDTFEDQDQGFVAYIPAANLDIQALETVLVAETEGYDISYVVKELENKNWNQVWESNFSPIVVDDQCYVRATFHEDKPEYPYQIIIDPKMSFGTGHHQTTSMMLSYILENDFDGKAVLDMGCGTGILAILASKRGASNILAVDFDPICVESVLENKLLNHVDNIEAKLGSKEAIEGKKFNTILANINRNILLDQFDVYFADLENPGELYISGFYDGEDLEILKNKAESLGFQFVEKKVLDTWCAAKFIKAN; the protein is encoded by the coding sequence ATGAAGTATACAGCAGTTGCTTTTACATCCTCCAATATTGAGGAATGGCAAAAGGATTTGCTTATAGCTGAATTGGCAAACCTTGGTTTTGATACTTTCGAGGATCAAGACCAAGGTTTTGTTGCTTATATTCCAGCTGCCAACCTGGATATCCAGGCTCTTGAGACTGTTTTGGTCGCCGAAACAGAAGGCTATGACATTTCCTATGTGGTGAAAGAATTGGAGAACAAGAACTGGAACCAAGTTTGGGAAAGCAATTTTAGTCCTATTGTAGTCGATGATCAATGTTATGTTCGGGCTACTTTCCATGAGGATAAGCCTGAATATCCGTATCAGATCATCATTGATCCGAAAATGTCTTTCGGAACAGGCCATCATCAAACTACCTCCATGATGCTTTCGTACATCTTGGAAAACGATTTTGATGGCAAGGCTGTTTTAGATATGGGCTGCGGAACTGGGATCTTGGCGATCCTGGCTTCTAAAAGAGGGGCATCGAATATTCTTGCCGTTGATTTTGACCCCATCTGTGTGGAAAGTGTCTTGGAAAACAAGCTGCTGAACCATGTAGACAATATTGAAGCTAAATTGGGCTCTAAAGAGGCAATAGAAGGCAAGAAATTTAATACCATATTGGCAAACATCAATAGGAACATCTTGTTGGATCAATTTGATGTATATTTTGCTGACCTTGAAAATCCTGGAGAGTTGTACATCTCCGGTTTTTATGATGGTGAGGATTTAGAAATCTTAAAGAACAAAGCTGAAAGCTTAGGTTTTCAATTTGTAGAAAAAAAAGTGCTGGATACCTGGTGTGCAGCCAAATTCATTAAAGCAAACTAA
- a CDS encoding type B 50S ribosomal protein L31 — MKKDLHPSNYRLVVFKDMSNDYAFVTKSCVDTKETITWEDGNEYPLVKLEISHTSHPFYTGKMKLVDTAGRIDKFRSRYNKK, encoded by the coding sequence ATGAAAAAAGATTTGCATCCATCAAACTACAGATTAGTTGTATTTAAAGACATGTCTAATGACTACGCTTTCGTTACTAAATCTTGTGTTGATACAAAAGAAACTATTACTTGGGAAGATGGTAACGAGTACCCATTGGTAAAGTTAGAGATTTCTCACACATCACACCCATTCTACACTGGTAAGATGAAATTGGTTGATACAGCTGGACGTATTGATAAATTCCGTAGCCGTTACAACAAAAAGTAA